In one Drosophila albomicans strain 15112-1751.03 chromosome X, ASM965048v2, whole genome shotgun sequence genomic region, the following are encoded:
- the LOC127565338 gene encoding uncharacterized protein LOC127565338: MSSLGVSWSSLDFRNDAKILKRLYKIPGKDYTNLVKTLKTDTPTSLVLKDYVNHELVPILTMDPNARLAPVYTPAATANPADSQQLSSPLLEGLSTTPTQSQAKGGGGVYTLTEETELELQAVHTAETQVERV, from the exons ATGAGCTCCCTAGGAGTATCCTGGAGCAGTCTAGATTTTCGAAATGACGCCAAAATTCTAAAGAGGTTGTACAAGATTCCTGGAAAAGATTATACTAACTTAGTCAAGACTCTTAAAA CAGATACGCCCACTTCGCTGGTGCTGAAGGATTATGTAAACCATGAGCTGGTGCCCATACTAACCATGGATCCGAATGCACGTCTAGCTCCCGTCTACACGCCCGCAGCGACAGCAAATCCCGCAGATTCGCAGCAGCTGAGCAGTCCGCTGCTCGAAGGACTCAGCACAACGCCAACGCAATCTCAGGCCAAGGGCGGCGGCGGAGTTTATACGTTGACCGAAGAGACGGAGCTGGAGCTGCAGGCGGTGCACACCGCAGAGACGCAGGTGGAACGCGTCTAG
- the LOC117568057 gene encoding uncharacterized protein LOC117568057 isoform X3, which produces MCMCSFIFLTIENEDSALLHQQHTLASTKRNSNGIYQQQQRSPAQHQQQQQQQQQHQHQPQHHQHGQQHTADNDTVAAAVAAQGQDLAHGSNGPIYGPSNDFVYGIDETDLEGAGGQPQYALSPDTYDVRQRTIENIWDITVSLNILYKENWTKLAALEIAKFQDQLIKRLNEDVMLQLSHDDVAGGHAGPNSAAPGSSSSSSSSSSSSSSGNNPATEAVLLHTNYHHHRLAGGGVGGPPHEWNFAKAFLYSLTVLTTIGYGNIAPRTALGRIVTVAYAFFGIPLTLVYLSSTGSILARVAREVFSKALCCCLCSNCGYCCYDEKRMAEKERRMKRKRQQEELRKQQAVMQEPYYVRDVYHATPEKQPGGGGGGGTSVGVPGGGSNATPTGMGMPSGPPPGGASGADIDSLSASESRGSMHGLSILAPILLCFSMMIIYIVFGAAVLYRLENWPIIDGIYFCFMSLSTIGFGDMLPGLRRESNATTWFCSVYIMSGMTLTAMCFNVIHEEIVHRIRIVVEFKKTGAANGSGGASGSMMDLAHEEGNQYYVPAS; this is translated from the exons atgtgtatgt GCTCCTTCATATTCCTAACCATTGAGAACGAGGACTCGGCATTGCTGCATCAACAGCACACGCTGGCATCCACAAAgcgcaacagcaatggcatctatcagcagcaacaaaggtCGCCGgcacaacatcagcaacagcagcagcagcagcagcaacaccagcaccaaccacaacatcatcaacatggacaacaacacacagcagACAACGATACGGtggccgctgctgttgctgcccagGGTCAGGATTTGGCACATGGCAGCAATGGCCCCATCTATGGGCCATCGAATGACTTTGTTTATGGCATAGATGAGACAGATCTTGAGGGAGCAGGTGGGCAACCGCAGTACGCGCTATCGCCGGACACTTATGATGTACGACAGCGGACAATTGAGAATATCTGGGACATAACCGTATCCCTCAATATACTCTACAAGGAGAACTGGACAAA ATTAGCCGCTCTTGAAATTGCCAAGTTTCAAGACCAATTAATCAAGAGACTGAACGAGGATGTTATGCTGCAATTATCACACGACGATGTCGCTGGCGGCCATGCCGGACCCAACTCAGCAGCACCaggctcatcatcatcatcctcatcgtcgtcgtcgtcgtcgtcgtcgggtAACAATCCAGCCACGGAAGCTGTGCTGCTGCACACAaactatcatcatcatcgcctgGCCGGAGGCGGAGTGGGAGGCCCGCCACATGAGTGGAATTTCGCTAAAGCGTTTTTGTATTCGCTGACCGTTTTGACCACAATTG GTTACGGGAACATTGCACCTCGCACAGCCCTTGGTCGGATTGTGACAGTTGCGTACGCATTCTTCGGAATTCCGCTGACGCTCGTCTATCTGAGCAGCACCGGGAGCATCCTGGCGCGGGTGGCACGCGAGGTCTTCTCCAAGGCGCTGTGCTGCTGCCTGTGCTCGAACTGCGGCTATTGTTGCTACGACGAGAAGCGCATGGCGGAGAAGGAGCGACGCATGAAGCGCAAGCGACAGCAGGAGGAGCTCCGCAAGCAGCAGGCGGTGATGCAGGAGCCATACTACGTTCGGGATGTTTACCATGCCACGCCCGAGAAGCAACcgggtggcggcggcggtggtgggACGTCGGTGGGTGTGCCGGGAGGGGGCAGCAATGCAACGCCCACGGGCATGGGAATGCCGTCGGGTCCGCCGCCAGGTGGCGCTTCGGGCGCTGACATTGATTCGTTGAGTGCGAGCGAATCGCGAGGTTCGATGCATGGCCTCAGTATTTTGGCACCGATTTTGCTCTGCTTCTCCATGATGATCATCTACATTGTGTTTGGCGCCGCGGTTCTGTATCGCTTGGAGAATTGGCCGATCATCGATGGGATCTACTTTTGCTTCATGAGCCTGTCGACGATTGGCTTCGGCGACATGTTGCCGGGACTGCGACGTGAATCGAATGCCACCACCTGGTTTTGCTCCGTTTACATCATGTCGGGCATGACGCTGACGGCCATGTGCTTCAATGTCATCCACGAGGAGATCGTGCATCGCATTCGCATTGTTGTCGAGTTCAAGAAGACGGGCGCAGCGAATGGCAGCGGCGGTGCTTCGGGTTCCATGATGGATCTGGCGCACGAGGAGGGCAATCAGTATTATGTGCCCGCCTCTTGA
- the LOC117568057 gene encoding uncharacterized protein LOC117568057 isoform X2, with product MPLQRQRSACSFIFLTIENEDSALLHQQHTLASTKRNSNGIYQQQQRSPAQHQQQQQQQQQHQHQPQHHQHGQQHTADNDTVAAAVAAQGQDLAHGSNGPIYGPSNDFVYGIDETDLEGAGGQPQYALSPDTYDVRQRTIENIWDITVSLNILYKENWTKLAALEIAKFQDQLIKRLNEDVMLQLSHDDVAGGHAGPNSAAPGSSSSSSSSSSSSSSGNNPATEAVLLHTNYHHHRLAGGGVGGPPHEWNFAKAFLYSLTVLTTIGYGNIAPRTALGRIVTVAYAFFGIPLTLVYLSSTGSILARVAREVFSKALCCCLCSNCGYCCYDEKRMAEKERRMKRKRQQEELRKQQAVMQEPYYVRDVYHATPEKQPGGGGGGGTSVGVPGGGSNATPTGMGMPSGPPPGGASGADIDSLSASESRGSMHGLSILAPILLCFSMMIIYIVFGAAVLYRLENWPIIDGIYFCFMSLSTIGFGDMLPGLRRESNATTWFCSVYIMSGMTLTAMCFNVIHEEIVHRIRIVVEFKKTGAANGSGGASGSMMDLAHEEGNQYYVPAS from the exons ATGCCGCTACAACGACAACGGAGTGCAT GCTCCTTCATATTCCTAACCATTGAGAACGAGGACTCGGCATTGCTGCATCAACAGCACACGCTGGCATCCACAAAgcgcaacagcaatggcatctatcagcagcaacaaaggtCGCCGgcacaacatcagcaacagcagcagcagcagcagcaacaccagcaccaaccacaacatcatcaacatggacaacaacacacagcagACAACGATACGGtggccgctgctgttgctgcccagGGTCAGGATTTGGCACATGGCAGCAATGGCCCCATCTATGGGCCATCGAATGACTTTGTTTATGGCATAGATGAGACAGATCTTGAGGGAGCAGGTGGGCAACCGCAGTACGCGCTATCGCCGGACACTTATGATGTACGACAGCGGACAATTGAGAATATCTGGGACATAACCGTATCCCTCAATATACTCTACAAGGAGAACTGGACAAA ATTAGCCGCTCTTGAAATTGCCAAGTTTCAAGACCAATTAATCAAGAGACTGAACGAGGATGTTATGCTGCAATTATCACACGACGATGTCGCTGGCGGCCATGCCGGACCCAACTCAGCAGCACCaggctcatcatcatcatcctcatcgtcgtcgtcgtcgtcgtcgtcgggtAACAATCCAGCCACGGAAGCTGTGCTGCTGCACACAaactatcatcatcatcgcctgGCCGGAGGCGGAGTGGGAGGCCCGCCACATGAGTGGAATTTCGCTAAAGCGTTTTTGTATTCGCTGACCGTTTTGACCACAATTG GTTACGGGAACATTGCACCTCGCACAGCCCTTGGTCGGATTGTGACAGTTGCGTACGCATTCTTCGGAATTCCGCTGACGCTCGTCTATCTGAGCAGCACCGGGAGCATCCTGGCGCGGGTGGCACGCGAGGTCTTCTCCAAGGCGCTGTGCTGCTGCCTGTGCTCGAACTGCGGCTATTGTTGCTACGACGAGAAGCGCATGGCGGAGAAGGAGCGACGCATGAAGCGCAAGCGACAGCAGGAGGAGCTCCGCAAGCAGCAGGCGGTGATGCAGGAGCCATACTACGTTCGGGATGTTTACCATGCCACGCCCGAGAAGCAACcgggtggcggcggcggtggtgggACGTCGGTGGGTGTGCCGGGAGGGGGCAGCAATGCAACGCCCACGGGCATGGGAATGCCGTCGGGTCCGCCGCCAGGTGGCGCTTCGGGCGCTGACATTGATTCGTTGAGTGCGAGCGAATCGCGAGGTTCGATGCATGGCCTCAGTATTTTGGCACCGATTTTGCTCTGCTTCTCCATGATGATCATCTACATTGTGTTTGGCGCCGCGGTTCTGTATCGCTTGGAGAATTGGCCGATCATCGATGGGATCTACTTTTGCTTCATGAGCCTGTCGACGATTGGCTTCGGCGACATGTTGCCGGGACTGCGACGTGAATCGAATGCCACCACCTGGTTTTGCTCCGTTTACATCATGTCGGGCATGACGCTGACGGCCATGTGCTTCAATGTCATCCACGAGGAGATCGTGCATCGCATTCGCATTGTTGTCGAGTTCAAGAAGACGGGCGCAGCGAATGGCAGCGGCGGTGCTTCGGGTTCCATGATGGATCTGGCGCACGAGGAGGGCAATCAGTATTATGTGCCCGCCTCTTGA